The stretch of DNA TTCAAACTATGTGATCATTGTCGTAAATTACAACGTCAACGGTCGAGAAGATGGCAGAAAAAAACTAAGGATAGAGAAGGAGTATGTCGCAGATGTGGGTCAGAAATACCATTGGCAGAAAGAAGATTTGTTTTGTGTCCTAGTTGTCGGGAAAATTTACGTTTGCGAAAAGCTAGTCGGGCAGCCCAAGGGAGATGTGTTCATTGTTCGGGGCCATTGGATGCATCTATTTTATCCAAAGAAAACGAAGGTAACAATAATGGTGATGAGCAGAATAATAAGTCAAACGAAGATCAAAATAACGAGCTGAGAAGAGGAAGCCAAGAAAAGCCTGCACGAGGTGCCAGTCACAAAGTTTGTCAAAGATGTCGagaaaatgataaaatcCGAAGAgcaaatttggaaaaaatgGGTAACTGTAATCGATGTGCTAAGGCATTAGATCCCAATGAATATGGTAGAAATAAAGTTTGTTTTAATTGTCgaactaaaaagaaaagatcACCTCCTGAAAATGTGACAAATACTGATGAAGTGAGAACTTCGCCAATTCAAAACCAATATGGAATGAACATGTCGCATCAATACATTCAACCACCTCCACCGCCTCCACCACCTTTAATGACAGGTCATCACCAGTTTCAACCTCAACCACATATGATGGGTCATGAACAAATGAATACGTTCACAACAATGTCAAACTCTGGTGTAGCTGGTATTCAGCAACCAAACAATGGTATGGTAGTAGGTGatcaacagcaacaacaacaacaacataatGGCTCAATGCAATTACAACCTACGTACTATCAATCATATGTCCAAATGCCACCTCCACTACAActtcagcaacaacagcaacagcagcagcagcattATTCACTCGACGGAATTCCCCAGCAGCCACATTCTGCGCCTACAAGTTCATTTCCACCTCCACCGCCTCCACCATTGCAGTTGAATCAGCATCAGGGGCTTCAACAATATAGTCAtgctcaacaacaacagcagcagcagcaccaacagcaacaaccaTACCACCAAGAGTATCCAAACAATTAATAGTTTTTAAAACCTACATTACTACTTTTAAATAACACGTTTTGCTTGCATAGTCAGGTTTTACACAACATGGATATTGTATACTATGTAGCCAAAATATATAGAAGTAAACATACATTAATATAGATAATTTTATGCTAATACATTCAAAACTATGATTCTTCGTGTATAGTCTTgtttaattcaaattttttattcatcTTGCTACCATATGAGATGATATTTTTAAgcaagcaaaaaaaaatcacaaGCTGAAGGATTTAATAAAAGTAACGTGCTACCAATATTAAGACACTTATGTAAGctctttatattttttagttATAAAACTTAAATCTAACTgttaaaatttcaaaaaacaCATGAAAGTGTTTTTAATCTCGTCTGAGTCTCTCCCCCTTCTATTCCCTATTTGTTTTGTGTTCATAACCTCTTTTactctttgttttttttttgtaattttgtattatttcCGTTTTGGTTGGAAGGATTTAACATGTTAGTTTTCTCTGATGAGGTATGCCCCTCTTGAGCAAGGTACTTCTTCAAAAGTTATTAAAACTCTTTTTCGCATCCAAATTGACGGTCAATGGGGTGTCAGTTCTTTGTTGCTAATATTCATTAGCCGAATTTAACCGACTTCCCCTTGCATCTTTGTTCttagttaaaaaaaaaaaagacaattgCATTgtagttttctttttaatagttattgttattattcttctttctgGGTTCTAATAATAGCGATATAATTACAAATCGATTAGTAAATTTGACCGATTGACAAGTCGGAGTTTAAACGCGCAACTCGGTGATGAAAGATTTCACAGAGATGGGGGGAAAAACGCAAAGTTCTAGCAAGTAGGAGATgagaaggaaaaaaatctaaaattCTAAAATGACAACAGCCTTGCATAGGTTTAAACTGGAAAATGATTAACTAATAGAAACGAAAACCATTTTTAGACTATTTAGTTAAAAACTCAGTGGGAAAAACCTAACAATCAAACTAACTGGCCGTGTAAGAAATAAACAGCAATTAATTAGTTTGTGGTTTAAAGTatgtttaaaaatttcaccATCGGCTGTTAATACTGTCGGATTTAAGACGCATCTCATGTAAAGTTGACCACAATTTGCAATAAACCCGGTCAT from Candida albicans SC5314 chromosome R, complete sequence encodes:
- the WOR3 gene encoding Wor3p (Transcription factor; modulator of white-opaque switch; induced in opaque cells; promoter bound by Wor1; overexpression at 25 degr shifts cells to opaque state; deletion stabilizes opaque cells at higher temperatures; Spider biofilm induced), whose protein sequence is MDQTYLDQQQLDANVNHQQLSQDTNSIPQQQLQQQQQPLQQLQQYQQQPLSNANFSGDNRFQQYQPRVTPSVSSSQQSIHNTTGYVTMHSGNYTPNQQYGVPNQYTVLQQQPPRQQSYEENINPLSYNSNYRTLSAPIPPLHIQHQLASKQNQDQNQSQNRYEQSSMTSIHTNDNSSSVNNSPNTMMIKQEHSTFQPQHSNEGSSAYHPVDQQNHQQQQQPQQQQQPQQQQQPQQQQQPQQPMTRSICTRCKKGFDQPIIYPKSSNSTNGNNSNGQNSSSIPPPEPRTFKLCDHCRKLQRQRSRRWQKKTKDREGVCRRCGSEIPLAERRFVLCPSCRENLRLRKASRAAQGRCVHCSGPLDASILSKENEGNNNGDEQNNKSNEDQNNESRRGSQEKPARGASHKVCQRCRENDKIRRANLEKMGNCNRCAKALDPNEYGRNKVCFNCRTKKKRSPPENVTNTDEVRTSPIQNQYGMNMSHQYIQPPPPPPPPLMTGHHQFQPQPHMMGHEQMNTFTTMSNSGVAGIQQPNNGMVVGDQQQQQQQHNGSMQLQPTYYQSYVQMPPPLQLQQQQQQQQQHYSLDGIPQQPHSAPTSSFPPPPPPPLQLNQHQGLQQYSHAQQQQQQQHQQQQPYHQEYPNN